A region of Myxococcus stipitatus DSM 14675 DNA encodes the following proteins:
- a CDS encoding fatty acid desaturase family protein: MLRYRADVRTLLWCLAMPVVALSMYAAPQLIPYLCPLACYLALSAGVIAHNHNHCPTFRNRKMNEAMGMWLSLFYGYPTFVWIPTHNLNHHKFVNKAGDATITWRYSKKHNFLVAFFFPFISTYWQQEPTKAFIEKARARNPALFRQIVLQYIVWGGTHAALVALAIFMFGIAGGLRVWAFAFLIPAFFSLWTIMFFNYIQHVHSDPWSEHDHSRSFTGRLINFFLFNNGLHAVHHETPGLHWSLLPEAHAKIAASIHPDLKPVSFFGWCFRSYVMAPLMPRFGTKQVGRAPYDPPSGAPVDVSFGDDLQAVDSGVNIARV; the protein is encoded by the coding sequence ATGCTCCGTTACCGCGCCGACGTCCGTACCCTTCTCTGGTGCCTGGCGATGCCGGTGGTGGCCCTTTCGATGTACGCCGCCCCCCAGCTCATCCCGTACCTGTGTCCCCTCGCGTGCTACCTGGCGCTGTCCGCGGGGGTCATCGCGCACAACCACAATCACTGCCCCACCTTCCGCAACCGGAAGATGAATGAGGCGATGGGCATGTGGCTGTCGCTCTTCTACGGCTACCCCACCTTCGTGTGGATTCCGACGCACAACCTGAACCACCACAAGTTCGTCAACAAGGCGGGCGACGCCACCATCACCTGGCGCTACTCCAAGAAGCACAACTTCCTGGTCGCCTTCTTCTTCCCCTTCATCTCGACCTACTGGCAGCAGGAGCCGACGAAGGCGTTCATCGAGAAGGCGCGCGCGCGCAACCCGGCGCTGTTCCGCCAGATTGTCCTCCAGTACATCGTGTGGGGCGGCACGCACGCGGCGCTCGTCGCGCTGGCCATCTTCATGTTCGGCATCGCGGGCGGCCTGCGCGTCTGGGCCTTCGCGTTCCTGATTCCGGCCTTCTTCTCGCTGTGGACCATCATGTTCTTCAACTACATCCAGCACGTCCACTCGGACCCCTGGAGCGAGCATGACCACAGCCGCAGCTTCACCGGTCGCCTCATCAACTTCTTCCTCTTCAACAACGGCCTGCACGCGGTCCACCACGAGACGCCGGGCCTGCACTGGAGCCTGCTGCCGGAGGCCCACGCCAAGATCGCGGCGTCCATCCACCCCGACCTGAAGCCGGTGAGCTTCTTCGGCTGGTGCTTCCGCTCCTATGTCATGGCGCCGCTGATGCCCCGCTTCGGAACCAAGCAGGTCGGGCGTGCGCCGTATGACCCGCCCTCCGGCGCCCCCGTGGACGTGTCCTTCGGGGACGACCTGCAGGCCGTGGACTCGGGCGTCAACATCGCTCGCGTCTGA